The sequence aaaataaaaacccaaattaaaaactgtTTTATCCCTAAAAGAATCGTACTTAGACCATAAAAACCTCATGATCTTCACTTCAATTGGACTTCACACGCTAGACCCCataaaataattcttgaatAGGTGAGGCTACTAGCAAATTAATGTTCCATGGCTTCACCATTCTCCTCTGGTTGGAAGAAACTGGACCTCGAGTTTTAAAGTCTTGAAGTATAAGAAACTTCAAACTTGAAACTTGCACCTACTCTTCAATCACCTTTGGACACATCAGGAACAAAAAGATCGTATCATTAAATTCATTTGAAATGATGAAATCAATAACTAAAGGAACATCCAACTTGAAATCCTTATTGAATTTATCTATGATGGTAACATCAAAATCTTCCTTCACCTTGATTTTTCCATGATCAATTTTATGTTTGTCTTGCTCCTTTGTGATTAACATTGCAAGAGCACTGATATCTTCCTTAGGCTTGGCCTCTTGTTTTTGCTTTAGTTGTTCTAGTTGTTCTGCATTCATGGGCTTTAACACAATTTGTGCATTATTGAACACAAATTTATGTGTATTGTTCTTTTCACCATGATAAAATCTCAATCATGCTACCCTGTATGGTCTCGGATGCAATTCCATTGGTAGCTTCAACCTCTCAACAGTAGCTGCGAAAACAATATTTGTATCACTGCCACCATCAATAATAATCATTTGAGCTTCAGTCCCACAACACACTATGGTCCTAAATATTAAAGTAGGCTTCCAATCCTCCTCTGGCTTGGGTGCAGCACGAATATGCCTAATAACTGAAAGAAGAGAGGTATCTACTTCTTCGAGATCATCATTCAAGGAACTTTGGTCTAAACCATAAAGTTCTTCCTGTGTTGCTATTCCATTAggaatttaacaaaaataaaatctcccAGCCTTTTCAAAGTTTCTGTCATAGAGTATATTTCTTCAAGCATCGACATGATCCtagatgataaattttttttagtggcaGAAGGTTTGCAGAATAAGACTTTAGCAAAGAACTCGTGTTAGGATTTAAGTAGGATTTAGCTGTGATATCCAAATTGATGTAGGAAAAATTAGGGATTTGTCTGTATAGTTATGGTGGGTTTAGGAttaggaaagaagaagaattagagaGAAATACAAGCTGTTCAGTAGCTGTATAAACAATACATGTGAACAGTAACTTTAGAAAGAGGAGATAAGGAGAAAGAATCAACGAGGGACAATTTGCCTATTGCTTAAAACACTCAATTTTTATCAATCAACATTCTCCCTTTTGAATACACAGAACAATAACTcttacttgtactagtagtatTAGGATTCCTATAGTATTAGgattactagttttttttttttttttcttttttttttttttgagaatgattaGGATTACTAGTTTGACTAGTAAAGCAAACCTAATAAATATTTAACTTggatccaaaagaaaataaacctaAGATACTTAAAATACCCTAGAAGATTCTAGACTCaactaaattaccaaaatatccttaaTTTGCAGGAATTGTAGAAATTACAGATTTGACCCTGCatacaaaatttatcataactaataaaattaaattaaaaaacccaaattaaaaactctTTTAACCGTAAAAGACTGGTACTTAGACCATCAAAACCCCAGTAcctttgtttctaaaaaaaaaaaaaaaagaccttcaCTTCAATTGGACTTCACACGTGAACCCCataaaataattcttgaatAGGCGAATTTGTAAAGTAATAGCAAATTAAGCTTCCATGGCTTCATCACTCTTGCTCTCCTATGGCTATGCCTGCCACTGCCAAGCTTAGATCGGAGAGCCATCCTGATTGCATCAACCACAGTTAGTCTCTCCATCCCTCTTTGCACTCTGTCTCTATTCGCATCTTctgtcttttcatttctttttttcttttcttttttctgttttattttttgtttctctttcaaTCTTTCGAATAAATATACTGAGTAGTGATtttgattaggttttttttttttttattgagctATGGtttatgaggtttttttttttttttttgttattattaattaattgataatGATATAATgtacaaaatatgaaattatgaaGAATATTTactagcattttttatttaatagcattattttattaatcaatctACTATTGCCTTTAAATTAATTTAGATATGTTTTCaaacattttattgttgttatttatttttaaaacctaaaataaaattacttatgcccaaaaatttataatatatacccaaaaaaatattaattaattaattttcatatCCCTATTGTGTTGActcctaatttttcaagaaatgttGTAGTGTTCCGTGTCATGTCAACTTCCAAGGTTTATccttaaaactttttttgacCTGTAAAGATTTTTTGGAACTCAAGGGAAGTTCCATCTCACTACCACAGATAAAGATGGACACAAATTCCACACGTTTTTGCATTTGGCCAGAATTAGTGTAGGGTTTAAtagctttctctttttttctttttcttttttacgaGGGGGTTTAATACCTTTCTATGAATAAGATTCTCTTGAACTTTTAAGATCTTCTAAATTGATTTGttcactttattttctttttataagaaaacttaaaaatggaTTCATATTGTTGCCAGGCAAAGCTTGACTTTTCATCAAGCCTGCTAGGTAAACTTACAACACCATAGACAATTCACCAATAAATATCGGGATAGACTATCAGAAATTAAATCTCCCTTATACATGATTTTCCTATTCCCCATTTGAACCCGGAgcacatttgatggtttcaaACAAAGGccattttgaaaaatcagaTATAAGTGATGACTTATTAACAAGTACACATTAACTACAGAGAGCATAAAACTTCAAAATAGTATAGAAGTGTCAAATGATGAAAACCTTGTTCCCACTATCTCCAATGAATTCACCGTTCTGATATTTGAAAGTTTTGGATCTGTCTCAACTTTAATCATTGAAGGTCGAACTTGAATTGTTCTAGGAGGAAGCTACAAAATTTGAATATAGAAAATGAACAAAGTATGCAATATTAGAAGCAGAAAAAGGAAACTAGATCAAAAACCAgtcagaaaaaaataaataaataacaaagagCATCACCAGCCAATCATTGCAGTCATTTAGGACATTTAATAACCAGAACATATTAGATATGAAAGCCAAAACCAGAATTCTTTACACTGAAGTGAGGAGCATAATGTATTACACTAACATCAGAGTATAATTTGCtaaattttacataattattaGACACAAAGCTGCAAGTCGGAGGTTGAATGATACTGAATTATAAGAACTTTTCATCATGCGAGTATTAAACAGAAGTCAGAGGTGATTTCCACTAGCACTATAGcagccaaaaataatatttaatcaaaGTAATCTAAAATTAGATATCATCATAAGTGAGGCACATAGTTGATACATGGTTATAACTGTTAGAGTTACTGTTGTTATTTTTCCATTAGGTGGTTGTTATTACACATTAGCGAGGGGTATTCTAGTAATCTTGCCATATCGCAGTAAAATAAATATGTGCTaacctttctctcttttctctgtctctctaacttctcttcctctttcttctcttttaaccataattttcatattttacaaTTCAACTAAAACCAACAACATTAGAGTCATGTCAAAGTATTTTCTAATATGTTCCACTAATGTCCCAAGTCAAATGTTCCactccattaaaatattttgttccaaTAAAAATCCAATGATAAGGTCATCAATCAAATGGGTTGTGAACAAACCAAGCTATGTTCGTGCACAAGCTCATGAGTATCAagtttgagatatatatatatatattggattgTATAAGTTcataagatatcaaattatttttgccGATAATATAAATAGTCCATTTTGTAGTAAATGAACCTAATTTTTATActttcataaacaaaaaaacattctaccttattaactcaaataatataattttaatataacttAGTTATTAGTTATTCGCATAGATTCGATATTGGATTGTGTACATTcataagatatcaaattatttatgtCATTTATTAATGATATAAATAGCCCATTTCGTagtaaaaagtatatataatttttaatagtaCACACTACACAGTAAATGAACCTAATTTTTatactttcataacaaaaataattctatcttattaactcaaattatataatttcaatataatttaGTTGTTAATCATTCACATAGATTTgctaatgaacaaaatattttagtcatggttgttcaacaaaaaaatgaacCAAGCTTGAACATGTAATTTAGCTTGGTAAAGAGCTCAAACTCGActcatgttcaaaataaaattaaatgaataatcTTAAACTTTTAAGACTTGACTTTGCTAGGCTCGTTTGCAGCCCTATCCATCAGCGCTAGCTTGGGGAAAAAATTACATTCTTGTTAGTCTCAGGAAGTGTGTTTAGGGTTAATTAATTTACCCTAACAATGCTGACTCAATATTTCTGCATTTGTGGTGTTAGGAGCATAATTGTTTTCAGTTAAAGTTGGATCCTTTGGAATTAAATCTTTCTTCAAGTAAGAAAGAAGTCAACGCTCATTCAATGCACATTACCTAACTTGGTGCTtgagaataaaataagaaaaaatatgggGAATACCAATTTTGAATAAACAAAGCGATACAAAGATAAGGAAATAGACAATTGAGTATGAAAAAGAAAGTACCTTTTTATTGACCAAAAGGGTTCCCTTAACAGCACAACCATTGTTAAAGAGACGAAACTGGATTAGCAAAGGCtggaaaacaaataataattgaaatggGAATGAATTCTAATTccaaaataaacacacacactaGTAAAGGCTcaaaaagagaaggaaacaCCAGTTTTTGATCAACATACTGGTTCTTGAGCTTTAGACTCTTGCCGTTGCATTGCCAAAAGATTACTTTCAAGTTCAACAATACTGGGATTTGTCTGACATTATTAAAGAGACCATTAATCAAATGATAAGTTATGTACAAAGAAGATTAAACGaaatatttgttttataaaaaaatacataagatAAAAAGacaatgaaatacaaaacatccAGTCCGGCCATGACATGAGTTCAGATCATTTAACTCACAGAAACAGAAACATAACAAACTGAGATCAGTTCGAAGAAACTAACTtttcaattcattattttaatcTGTAGTCTACTTAAAAGGAAACACATCCAAAATCACAAACCGCAATATTTTCATCCCTTGAGCGCTCTCCTCTGTGTACATTATTACCGCAAATCAAAGCTAAATCCTCAGATATGAAACCAGTTCCATCTGTATGTATACGAGGTTTCTCAGGTTTTTCATAGACAACTTTACCCTCTTGATCCTGCAGTTTACCCataaaggaaaaagggaaaaaatgcATATTGAAGAGAAAtggataagaaaaaaatttgaatttaaccaGATTCATGGAGGACAagaaatttcattgaaaagATAATTCTAAGATCATACCGTGCAAAGTACATCTTCAATTCTTTGGATATTAACAGATGCTAAATCAACTTCTAGCTTTGTGGTCTTGGACAAGATAAGAGAAAACCTGACTTCACAGTAAAAGTAACTTTCAAATCATTACGAAAAATTCTTAGATATGGCTCTCAAAAGACTCTTTGGATTGTCAACATACCTAGCCATATAATTGGCCACACTAGGCAATCGATGTGCATGCATGAATAAAGACCTTGCTTCATAAATCATTTCAATTGACTCCTTACGAATGAAAAAACACTTGACAGATGAAGAAGTTgggtcttttttcttttcttctttgccTCCATCCTTAAACACtaatcaatataaagaaaacatCAATTACACTAGATCttttaaaaagtcaaaattgAAAAGGTATCAAGGACACATCCTGACTTGACTGCTTCAGATCTATAGTACAGTTGGAATAACAATGAGAAGTAACtgcaataaaacaaaaacaaaccaaaattttaaaagtacaTCTCTCCAACAGCATTAAAGAAAGGCTCACCAAAAAACCGATAGCGATAGAAACCAACAACAATCCCTTCGCTTGCAATCTTATTGTACATGGAATAAGAATCCCAGGAAATATCCAGTTGTCTCCTGTCTGCCACCTCTTCAGCAAActtgacaaccaaaacattcTCATCTCCTAAAACTCTTTGTAGgtgagtttttgttttgtgcaaATATGGGCCCTGAAAATAGTTACACTTCCATGAGTTTAATTAGATTTGAAAGAACTCTTATCCTCAGAATAGACGTCACTCATGTCATCATGAACATGCATCTGCAGGTGTTTGGGAATGTCCCTCTATATAGAGGATGGGGTCAACAAACCTTGAACTTGTACTTCCCATCCAAAGAAACATGACAGTGATAAATGTGCGTCTTTTTCATGTCCCAATCAAGAGTCTGCAAGACACCAAAAATAGGAAAAGGTGAATTAGACAAATGCTGGAGTCGATACAAGGGAGGCTGCACCAAAACATAGTTGTACAGCATTTTATCTCTCATAACTCTCAACggttaaattgaaaattagttttaaatttatccACATTGCAGAAGATaatattcctttctttttcctaatTCAATTGAATATATTCAATAGCTGAATTACCTCATTATAGTTTAGAAACATTTGACAAGATTGCATACAAAATGCTAATGGTAATAGGCAAGATGGCCCTAACCACAGTAACTGGATAATTGCTTAGGTTTATTCTCACTGAGAAAGGAATTTTAAATCAGGGCAACTTGCTACCACCACTCCTTACAATTATTCTGCAAACTCTACAATATCACACAATTAGAAATTATcttaggttaaaactctctctctctctctctctctctctctctctctctcctgctTTGTTGGAAATTTCCTGATTAGTTGATCTAGAACATAAAAAAGCACACAACCAAAGAGTCCTAGATTCATATAAATTATGTGCGGACATACTAAGAGGGCATGCATTCAAGAATCACCCAGAAAATAGAAATGGAAGAGAATAAAGAATGCACAAGCAGACATTACTGATTTAGATAAGCAAAAACTCTTTTTTCcaccaaaaagaaaacacaGCAAAGAACTTAAAGATTCTCTATCTTTAGCGGACTTCTCAAGGATTAAGAAATTAGCCAAGACACAGTAACCATGACAGGTCAACAACAATAAGAACATAATATTCACCCTTCGTCGGTCTTCATAGTTGATGGTGTACTTTTGTCCCAAGGCCTTCCAAACTCTTTCCTCAAAATCTACCATTCCTAAATGCTTTAAGGATCTAATTTCATCTGCAGATATGTCAACATGCTCGAGCTGGTTTCtgtatataaaaagaaaaaacaaatatgcaGCTTAATATTCAGAGCTTATTATGCAGGAggccaaataaataaataaaaggaaggaAAACTTACTCCCCGATGTAACTTAGGATTAGGAATGCCTTTCGGAACTCAAGCTCTCCCCAGGCCGCTAACTTGGGACTAACAGCATTTTCCAAACTCGAAGAGAATGAGTCTCCTCTTAGGTACCCTTAAAATCATATAGTATGGTTTACAGTGTCAAGGAGAATTCCAGCAATGGACACTAATATGACAGTGTGTGTGTGTCAGTGTTATACATGTTAAACTAGTTCACCCCCaacaaataaaaacagaaaTTAGAACGTCCAAGAAATAGACATGTGGAGGCTCAATGAAATACCATTTGGTGAAGTCAAAGAGGCCTGGGACCATCTCTCCGGAATTGTCGATTGAGTAACTGGACGATCTGCGCTCACAAAAATATACAGTTAATTAAGTTTTCTTTTGTCACGTcaaaatttttacaacttttttttttttttttaccattgcTGATACATGTCAAAAAATAGGGAAAGAGTGATAAATAAATTTCTAGTATTATTGATTGTATGCGAATTAGATCACTATCCACTGACCAATACAAGagatagccaaaaaaaaaaaaaaaaattttttttttttttttgagaaatagatAGCCTAAGAAAATATACCTAACAAACTAACTAATTCTAACTTATTACAAAATCACATGTGGAAATGGAAAAATACAATCTagaaaatacaaccaaaaaagaaaagctaatctaaaaatacaaattctgaaaatatacaatataaaaattatttgctaCAATCACTACTTGGCTACTTGCAAGGTGGAAGAaaacaaactttaaaaatattatttgaaaagaaaaaaaaaaaaaactgttgacAAGCTTTGATCAAGAAACATTTTGATTTcctggaaaagaaaaaatctcagTATTTCCTTTACCTCATAAAATTAAATTCCCCAATAAGCTGAAAACTTGGCTGGCTCTTTTAGTTATTAGAGAAAACAGAAACCAAATAATGAAGagcgcagagagagagagagagagagagagagagtgtgtaaTGTGAAGTCGATACCTTGTGATTGTGAAGCAGGGgcagagggagagggagaggagGGAGTGTGAAGCGGAGAGACGCGTGGTACTTTGTGAGGCGAGGGAGTATGATTATTATTAGAGTGAGGTTGTTTGGGTTTTCGGATCATGTACATAATAAAGGCACTCAAGGTTTTCTTTATGGTCGAGGCCGCTATTATACGGAGCAAATTTACAGCCTCTTCCTCACCGAGCAACGCCAGCTCCTGTCTCACCTCCGTCCCCGGTGGCGTCTGGTTCTGCTCCCTGCATATTTGCTCTATCAGTTGCTCCACCGCCTGCGGCAGCACCCAACCCTCCGCCTCCGCCTCCGCCTCCGCCATCActttcaaacttcaaacttcaaacttcaaatagAGAGTTCGCGCGACTACGATTTCAATTTTTATAGTACGGTGAGGGCGAGTGTAGATGGTTACTGTGTTCTGTTTTTTAATCAACGGAATTGAAGAGACATATACTTGAGAGAGAGCGACCGTCGTCTGTCGATAATTTATTACCGGAGTGACATATTTGTCGTGGTTGGGGGTGATGTACTGGATTTTTTCACTTTGTTTTGGTCTTGCTCTGATCAAGCGGGAATATCTCAGTCCACACCCactcatatttatatatatatatatatatatatacacaccgTATATAAATCCTACTAGAAAAGCATCCACACTATATGCATGCggttctattttaccattttaaaatactactttatcaatatattataccattttataatactttcacaacccaaaactctatttttattaaaatattattttttaacccattatttattatttctttccaaccGTTTAGTCTCATTTTTATGAGCTTTTCAACCGCCATTTTTATTCCTCTCTCCTCTAGCACCGGttcaacacacaacacacacccATGATACACCGATCAACCaatccaaacccatcaccacacctacacacacaaacacaaacacaaacatcaaactagcaacaaagccacacacacaaacacaaaccagcAACAAAGCcaagccacacacacaaacacaaacccattcaaaaaccGGGCCACCGATCAAAAACCCAGGCCAAGCCACCGATCCACGCCGCTGATTTGAAACCCAGGCCACCGATCAAAAACCGAAGCaaactcattcaaaaaaaatcatcaccggagcaaacccattcaaaaaatatcatcacCAAAGCCACCgaagcaaacccattcaaaaaaaatcatcaccggagcaaatccattcaaaaaaattatcaccggagcaaacccattcaaaaaacatcatcaccggAGCCACCGAAGCAAACccgttaaaaaaaaatcatcaccggagccaTTGGAGCAAatccattcaaaaaaatgagagagatgagagagcagAGACGAGAGAGAAGATGGAGAGTAGAGACGAgagagcaaacccattcaaaaaacatcatcatcgAAGCAAACCCgttcaaaaaaaatcatcacgGAGCCATTGGAGCAAatccattcaaaaaaatgagagagatgagagagcagATGGAGAGCAGAGACGAGAGAGAAGATGGAGAGTAGAGACGAgagagcaaacccattcaaaaaacatcatcaccaGAGCCACcagagcaaacccattcaaaaaaaatcatcaccagAGTTATCGGAGCAaatccattcaaaaaaataacaaagatgAGATAGCAGATGGAGAGCAGAGACGAgagagcaaacccattcaaaaaacatcatcaccggagcaaactcattcaaaaaaatgagagagacgagagagaagatggagagcagagacgagagagagagaagagcacataaaaaatgagagagatgagagatagaggagagagagtagagataaaatattttatttttgatactattgcaaaaaaatttgcaaaagtGTTGTTTACCATTCTCTAATGCATATGGTTTTGGag is a genomic window of Quercus lobata isolate SW786 chromosome 2, ValleyOak3.0 Primary Assembly, whole genome shotgun sequence containing:
- the LOC115975644 gene encoding probable RNA-dependent RNA polymerase 5 isoform X1, with the translated sequence MAEAEAEAEGWVLPQAVEQLIEQICREQNQTPPGTEVRQELALLGEEEAVNLLRIIAASTIKKTLSAFIMYMIRKPKQPHSNNNHTPSPHKVPRVSPLHTPSSPSPSAPASQSQDRPVTQSTIPERWSQASLTSPNGYLRGDSFSSSLENAVSPKLAAWGELEFRKAFLILSYIGENQLEHVDISADEIRSLKHLGMVDFEERVWKALGQKYTINYEDRRRTLDWDMKKTHIYHCHVSLDGKYKFKGPYLHKTKTHLQRVLGDENVLVVKFAEEVADRRQLDISWDSYSMYNKIASEGIVVGFYRYRFFVFKDGGKEEKKKDPTSSSVKCFFIRKESIEMIYEARSLFMHAHRLPSVANYMARFSLILSKTTKLEVDLASVNIQRIEDVLCTDQEGKVVYEKPEKPRIHTDGTGFISEDLALICGNNVHRGERSRDENIATNPSIVELESNLLAMQRQESKAQEPPLLIQFRLFNNGCAVKGTLLVNKKLPPRTIQVRPSMIKVETDPKLSNIRTVNSLEIVGTSNQPKKAYLSRNLIALLSYGGVPKEYFMDILSNALSDAHGVFSNKGAALRVSFNHGEMDDFSVARMILSGIPLDESYLQHRLSILMKEEKKSLKGGKLHVPECYYLMGTVDPTGLLESDEVCVILDYGQISGKVLVYRNPGLHFGDIHVLKATYVKALESFIGNAKFAIFFPCKGPRSLGDEIAGGDFDGDMYWVSRNPQLLEHFKVSEPWTPSYSVHKVPNNAIPLKKPTDFSSMELEQELFKLFLSTRFQPSYAVGVAADSWLALMDRLLILGDDCTEEKVRVKANILKLIDIYYDALDAPKKGGQKIEVPRELKAELFPHYMERDNSFNSTSILGLIYDTVNKYQTEDQSMKEVRKLPCFDVEVPEACMEKWKEHYEQYRQDMTAALQNGCEGKNEAADEVIKKYKMILYGATDFEERKRGIDEVYNEALAIYHVTYDYANHRRDAKYCFFVWRIASSALLNLYAKKQDERSFVCLRSVLREIFN
- the LOC115975644 gene encoding probable RNA-dependent RNA polymerase 5 isoform X2, which encodes MAEAEAEAEGWVLPQAVEQLIEQICREQNQTPPGTEVRQELALLGEEEAVNLLRIIAASTIKKTLSAFIMYMIRKPKQPHSNNNHTPSPHKVPRVSPLHTPSSPSPSAPASQSQDRPVTQSTIPERWSQASLTSPNGYLRGDSFSSSLENAVSPKLAAWGELEFRKAFLILSYIGENQLEHVDISADEIRSLKHLGMVDFEERVWKALGQKYTINYEDRRRTLDWDMKKTHIYHCHVSLDGKYKFKGPYLHKTKTHLQRVLGDENVLVVKFAEEVADRRQLDISWDSYSMYNKIASEGIVVGFYRYRFFVFKDGGKEEKKKDPTSSSVKCFFIRKESIEMIYEARSLFMHAHRLPSVANYMARFSLILSKTTKLEVDLASVNIQRIEDVLCTDQEGKVVYEKPEKPRIHTDGTGFISEDLALICGNNVHRGERSRDENIATNPSIVELESNLLAMQRQESKAQEPGTLLVNKKLPPRTIQVRPSMIKVETDPKLSNIRTVNSLEIVGTSNQPKKAYLSRNLIALLSYGGVPKEYFMDILSNALSDAHGVFSNKGAALRVSFNHGEMDDFSVARMILSGIPLDESYLQHRLSILMKEEKKSLKGGKLHVPECYYLMGTVDPTGLLESDEVCVILDYGQISGKVLVYRNPGLHFGDIHVLKATYVKALESFIGNAKFAIFFPCKGPRSLGDEIAGGDFDGDMYWVSRNPQLLEHFKVSEPWTPSYSVHKVPNNAIPLKKPTDFSSMELEQELFKLFLSTRFQPSYAVGVAADSWLALMDRLLILGDDCTEEKVRVKANILKLIDIYYDALDAPKKGGQKIEVPRELKAELFPHYMERDNSFNSTSILGLIYDTVNKYQTEDQSMKEVRKLPCFDVEVPEACMEKWKEHYEQYRQDMTAALQNGCEGKNEAADEVIKKYKMILYGATDFEERKRGIDEVYNEALAIYHVTYDYANHRRDAKYCFFVWRIASSALLNLYAKKQDERSFVCLRSVLREIFN